A region of the Mus caroli chromosome 7, CAROLI_EIJ_v1.1, whole genome shotgun sequence genome:
CAGAGTTAcctcttcctgtctgcctttTAGGGAGTCCTTCCTGAGCCTCAGGCACCTGGCTCTGGTCTCCAGGCTCAGAGCATGGGTCTTTTCCTCACATGCTTGGAAGGGATTAGAGTGTCCTAGAGGTCTGAGCTGGGTCCTGGCTCCTCTCTAACTGGCAGACCAGTCCCTCCATGTAAGCAGAAAACAGCAAACATCCAGTCCCTGCCTCAGGCAGGCATAAGGGGTGTGTGGCCTGCTCATATGGAGTCCTTCTCTGGGTACCTATGGCTGTTGGATAGGGTAAAAACCTTCAAAGAGGCCAGGAGGATGTGCCCCCCcccggaggggggggggggggttggaacTTTCTGTGTCTTTGTGCTATGTCTTCTCCCTGGCAGCatcctccaccctccctcccctagTCACCTGTCCTCACAGCCTAGACCCCATACCATCAGCTTCTGGATCCTGtctttctctcatctcctctAGGCTCCAGAACAGAAAGCCATTCCCCAGGCCCTCAGAACTCAGAGCCAAGCCAAACCACCCACTCGGACTGAATCCAAGAAGCCACTCACTGGACCAGACCCCTCTTTCAGGAGAGCAGAGGCTGGCAACATGCACCTACCCAAGGGCCTACCTGTGCTGTGAAGCCTCCAAGGCCCTCCCTGTCCTACCTTCGCTCTTGACAGCCCTAGATCAGGGCCCTTCAGCCTCACTCCACACTGGGGTTTGCCCACCCTGTCACCAGGCCAGTTGCTTCTGGACACAGGATGTGCTGCTTTGGTGCCCACATCTCTGAAGGTCACCAATCTTATGAGAAGGGAGGGTGTGTAAGAGTAACAGGGCCCCGTTGACAAAAGTGATCCATGTCACAGCCCTTCTGCTGCTGGACGTGCCTGGGTGTCACTATCTTCAAGGGGCTGTGGTCTCAAGAGGGGCAGGAAGCAAGTGATATGTGGGGCCTCTTCACATGGCAGTTCTGTGGGTGGCTTGAGGACCAGCTTCTTAGGCATCAGACCTCTGTAGCCCCATGGGCCCCACAGTATCCCTATCTTGAAATTCCTGCTACTCTTACCTTTGACCCCCTAGTGGGAGGGTGAAGGTCAGGAGACTCTGGAGTATACTTGTTCAATAAGGAGACATTGTTGCCCTGTTCGTGTCCAGCCTTGCCACCCACACCATAAAGTCTCCCAGTTAAACCCAGAGCTGAGCAAGCTAGGTGTCCAAGGACCacatttcccattcaaaccaGAACTTGGCTTCAAAGGCaggaaagagatgaaggaagCATGAAGAGTTAAGGGACAGGAAACTACATCTGTCTCTAGGAAAGAGACTTCCCTACATCAAACGGACAACTTCTTATGCTGAAGATATTGACAGGGGAGTAAGGTCATCCTAAGTCTCTCTTTGTTGTGGCTGttgtttgagacacagtcttactGTGAAGccttggttgacctggaacttactatgtagatcaggatgaCCTAAAATTCATagagccctgcccctccccactccacccccagtgctgggtttaaaagcatgtgccaccaagcctgtccTGTCCTTCTCTTTCCCACCAGTAAGTAAGGATGGACAGTACTGGCACACTATGAAAACTACTGGACTTTGGCCATGTAGTACCTCTGGGGTATTGGGAACTATGTCCTGTCTTAGTTTCTGTATGCCAGCGAAATGTTCTGGCATTTGCACGTCTAACTGGCATTATGCAACAAAAAAGACAGATGGCAACAACATGCATGCCACTTATTCTGGTTGGTCTTTTATACTTGAGGGTGACTGATTTGGGAAACTACCACCTCTGAGATACCAAAAAGGAGTTCTCAAAACTCTTCTATAGAAGTCTGTAGTATGTTGCAGAACCTACATGTACCCTCCTGTGCTTTAATCCTCCCGCACCACAACAACAGAACACTGTATGTGACAAGGGAAAGGTCCCCACATGTTTACAATGAGTAAAATTGTTTCTCAaaacattctgttttgttttgttttttagagatcattttgttttctttgtagctctggttgtcctggaactagatctgtaaaccaggctgacctgaaaatcagagattcgcctgccactgccttctgagtgctgaaattaaaggtttgcaccaccatacccaacatctcaaaatattttcaatgggctggaaagatagctcaaaCATTTAAGTACTACAAAAACATGAACACACAAGTTTGACCTCTGCACCCATATAAAAACCCAGGCTTTCCAGGCAGCCAATATACCCTATAAATGAGCTTCAggcccagtgagaccctgtctcaaaagctaaggtGCAGAATAATTGAAGACACCTAACATcagcctctgccctccacacgtacacacacattgcacacacacatgcacatgtactatacttatgcatgcatacatgcacacacaaacattttcAAACTATGGATGGAGAGCCCTTGAATATAGAGAGCCAACTGCCATTAAATGGCTCCTTTCCTGACAATGGCATTAAATTAGTGAGTGCAGGACAGAAAGCACTGAAGAAAGagaagctttgcattttaaaTCCTCTCACACTACTCCTTTGCCCTTTTAGAGTAAGACGTGGGCCTCAGCAGGCTTCCTGTCACTACAATATAAAGACTTGAAATAATCAGTCCGTGAGCTCTGACGTTTTGGGCCACACAGCATGATAGGAACACACGGCAGGAGAAGGCTgctcaaaaccaaagaaagatgACAGACAGAAACCTGCTGAAACTCCACTTGCTTTGCTCTGTGCCTCAGACATTCCTCAGGCTGCCCTGGACAGCCTGCATATTGCAGCAGGAGGATTGTTTCTCTGTCCCTGTAGAGTTCAGGGTTCTGGGACTCCAAAGGCTGATTGatagctggactcccaggactgcctGGACCCCTTTGGGAAGACAGTATCTGGGGAGTATTGTGTCTTCAATGGTGCTACCCAGAAATGAAAGACACCTTGAGTAACATAGCCTTGATTGACAGACTAGCCTAGAAGCTCAGCTGAACCCTGGGGTATCACAGGACATGTGAGTACCCCACGAGGTCAGCACTATATAGACAGATGGATACAGTTCCAGACTTCTACTGTAGCCTGGGACCCAATGCATGGCCAGCCCCTAGACTGGTATACAAAGGACACATTATCTGTCTGGAAGATGGCATCCACCCAAGATTGGTCTCCCAGGTGTGGTGTCTATGCTGCATGTGGCACGTGATCCCTTGCAAGTTTGGTGTTTAGACATGGGATGGACCCTGGTTCTATACATCAGAAAAGGAATGGTGCCACTGGCTGGCAAGCTGCACTTTCATCACCGTGGGTGATAAAGGGTTTCCTTAGGCAAGGAAATTGTGCAGTCTGGAGATGCTTCAAAACCACGTGGAGGAAGACAGCAGGGTGGAGTTGCAGAAGCCTCCTTAAGCCACAACCCAGCTATGGGCTTAAGCAGTTTCTTTCACTTGATTACCCATGAGCTGGTACATGCCTCTTGCCAATAGACTCGTCTCCAGCAGAAAGTAAGTTCCCTGAGGTTGGAGTTTCTGTCAGACACAGCAGTACACCCTCATTTCCTGAAGCAGAAGGGTTCCTTTGTGCCTGGGTTGTGTATGCGCCTACTCATGCatgaaaatcagaggacaacatcaAGTGTTgttcctcaccttccaccttgtttgacaTAGGAGGGTCTTGTTTTTCCGTTGTGAGTGCCAGCCTAGCTGGCTTGCACACCTCctgagattcccctgcctctgcctcccttctttccataggattacagatgtgctttATATCCAACTTCTCTGTGGGTTCTGAAGAGTTCAATGCAGGCCCTTATACTCGCACAGCAAGCACtgtcacctactgagccattcgCCTTTCCTCCTCCCTAACCCCCATCCTCATCCCTACCCCTTTGAGCTTGGACTGTCCTCCTATCTCAGTCTCCTAAGTGTtcagattacagatgtgagccaatAAAGTTGCTTAATGAAGACTTCAGAGATATCCCATAATACAACAGGGGCACACCATTGACACCACTGGGAATTTATGGACACAAGGAAGCTCACGCTTCCAgcaacccttcccttccccataACCCACtttaagaaacaggaaagaaatcaggggaCAATTCAGATCCCCTAGTTCAGTGAACACACTGGCTGGCAACGGGATCCTGGGAAGAGGGTGGCCCTCCCTCAATGGCCTTGCCATGCCCCATTTTGTCCTCTAAGGCAGGTCCACTCAGTTTTGTGGCTCCAAGCTGTGCTTGGCCTGACCCCAACTGAGCCTgaccttcatcagagaagctgacAAGCTGGGACCAAAGTTACAGATTCAACTTTGACCCTGGTTTTGGGGTTCTGGGTCCTGCAGGGAAGGAGCCCAGCTATCATGATACAGATGAGCTTCTTGTATACTGCCTTCTGTATAGCCACCACAGGTACCTGGAAGGCATCTGCTCCATTGCACAGCACTTCCTGATTCCCATAGCTCCAACGGTTGTGTCCTGACCACTCCCTTCTGAAGGGATGCCTAAAGCACCCTAAAAACACCTGGGGatcccctcagcccctcccaaACCCCTGCAATAAAAGGGAGCTTTGGACACACGGAGACTTCAAAGCTTCGGAGTCTCGGGGTCAAAGGTGGAGCCAGGTAATATCTTAGCAATCACAGCTTGGCTCCCTAGGCTAGGGAACTTGGGTGGGGAGTACTGAGGAAGCTTCCAGATCTTCCTTGCTCACTAAAGAATCTTAAAGTAAAGATCTATCTGCTGGGCCTCACGATGGCCACTGACCCCAGCAGTCAGCAGCGCACACTGGCTGCAAGCTCATGGGCAGGTTGTCCAAAACCTGGGAGGGAGCTTTAAGCTCAATACCATTTGCAAATAAGGCAATTTGCCAAGGGCCACCCAGATGGTAAGGAAGAGAGACCTGGGCCTAGAGATGCTCACAATCCAGAGCTCTGCCTTCAGCCTAGCACCCTGCACTTGCCCCTCTCACACAGATCCTTCCCAGGGGAGAGCCACCCTGGAGGGCAGACACTGGCTCACAGACAGCTAACCTGCAGGAAAGCCCTTGCCTTCCAAGGTGTCTGAATTGCTTTTCCATCTCGGGAGAGATGGCTAGAGTAGGCACCCAATACCTTTGTATCCACCCATGCAATACAGGTCTCGAGAGAAATCTGCACTAGTATTATCCACCCCAGCTTAGACCGCACCTGGGGAACAAGGGTGAGACAGATGCAAGGGTGAGGAGAAGGTACAAGGCACTGCAAACACCAATGAAAAACAACTTTTATAGAATAGTACACTTTGCAACAGCAGGGTTCCCACACTGGCCAAACATCAGTGTCAGTATAGGcttcagaagaggaagaagagtgcAGCCAGGCATCTTGCCCTCAGGGCCCAACCGGTCCACACTTTGGCCAGGTTGGAAAGTTCTAGACAGTGGGGGTGAGGGACAGAGGTCATCTTTATTGTGCTCCAAGCTTAAGGATcctttgtataaaaataattcttcataTTTTCACTAGAGTCCTACAGCAGTTCAAGTTAATTGATAAAAAGTAGATTGTCATTGTAAAAATCTTTATCCTGAGAAATTTCCAAGTCCTGACGCAATGTCCAGGAGATGGAAGATGTCATTCCGCGGCGTGGAGGCCGAGCAGAGGTCAGTCAGCACTTGGCATTTGGTCAGGCTGCACTAGACAGCATGGGTAAGGCATAGGCCCAGGTTTCCTGGGCTAGAAGCGCAGGTAGGTCCACCAGGAGTCACCCAGGGATGCAGCTGTGAAGAAGATAAAAGGTGTCAATGTGTGCGGACACCGCCCCACCTCCCAAGGCGCAGTAGGCAGTTTCGTTTGCTTGATTAGTTTTGGAGTCTCAACTCATGGGTGCCTCGATCCGCTCAGAGGCGCCGACGGGGGCGGGGCGCACGCTCAGAGCCTGCCCGCCGTGACTCAGGGGCCCGCTCCAGCCGACTCACTCGGCACCCCGGCCCAGGACGCGATTTGCAATGCAAACTCACCCCGCCTCCAGCACCCGACTCGGCCCGGCTCTGACAGCACTGGGACCTCGCCGGCCCGGCCCTGAGGCCGCTCCCCTCCCCtggcctccccttcccccacccacagCAGAGCTCGGAGAGGAAGTTTTGCAATCCCGGACAAACAAACGCCGGTCTTGCTCAGGCTTGAAAAAGGTTGAGGAAAAATGAAGCGTGCGCGAAATCCAAGCGATCGCCCCAGCTGAGCCGCGGCTGCACAGGGTCCCCGTGGCGCTAAGTGCCAGGCCCGCCCACCACGTGTCTCCCTTACTGCTTCTCCTCCCCGCCGTCCTGGAACTTACCTTAGGGGGGTGGGATGCTCAGTAGCCCCCTAACCAACTGGAAAAGTCAAGCAGCTCCTGCTCCACCGGGCTTAGCTCTCCCTCGCAGCTGCTTTCCTCCGACGAGTAGGCGGAGCGCGGGGAGGTAGGCTCAGAGCAGCCCAGGCGGTCCGGGGACGGAGACGTAGAGGCGCAGGACAGAGACGCGCtggcaggggaggcagagggctgCGCGCACTCATCGGACGGCCGAGTAGCGGGTGTTAACAGCCCCCCAGCGAGCGCGGCACGCACCGCGTCGTGCTCTGCGAGCAGCCGCTGCAGCGCACGAATGTACTCTACCGCGGAGCGCAGCGTCTCCACCTTACTCAGCTTCTTGTTGGCGCCGCCGTGCGGCACGTGCTGCCGCAGCGCCTGGAAGCCCAAGTTTACCAGCTTTACGCGGTTGCGCTCGCGCTCATTGCGGCGTGCCACGGCAGCCGAGCTGCTGCTGGCCTCGGCTGCTCCAGATCGCCGCCGCCGGCTGCAGCGCAGCAATTCCGGAGACGCTTGTCTCCGCCGAGCAGCGCAGGCTCCAGCGACTCCAGACGAGGTGGGCATGAGTCTGGGCAGCGCGCCGCCGTCCATCAAGCTTGCATTCAGCCCCTGGGCCCCTGCTACGAGTTCTGGTGCGGCACAGGAAAAGTGCTCGCGAGGAACCGGGTGCGGTGGGAAGTGGACGTTTGCACCTTCACGGGCCTCAGGCAGGGCACTGCTGCAGGACTCCCTAGGGCACGCGTCGCTGGCCTCCTGCAGCCCTGGGACCCCGTACCAGTCAAGGTCTGAAAGAGTAGGGAAGCGTGGTACGCTCGTGTCCCGCGCGTGCTGTCAGGCGCTCCCCAAGTCTCCCTTTACGCGGCTCAAgcggctcctttttttttttttaaagtatagataATTCTCCTCCGCCCGCCACCGCCTCCTTTCTCACGCCCTCCTTCCTTCGCCTCGCCCTCCCGCCACGCTTCACCCTCCCCTTGGCGTACACATTCTGCAAAGCTGACACCGCGcgcttccacccccacccctcccggGTGCAGTTCATGGCCTACTGACGTGCTTCCATGCTCCGGGCAGATGCTTAGCTTATTGCGTCCTCGAAAAATCCTCGAGTGCAGATCCCGAACTGCGCTCCGCAGGTCCCGCACACTCAGGGGCTGAGAGAGGGTCCGAATGTACTCTACAGGCACCTCCACTCGTCCTGGTGCTCAGCCCTTAAGCCCCAAGAGCTGCCAGGTCTCCGCACACCTAGCGCTTGCAGCCGGATGAAAAACCCGACCAAGCTTTGCGGTGACCAAGAGGTAGGAGGTAGAAGAGCGCGACCCCCTAGGGTAGCACGAGCCTCAAACCCGCACCCACGTCCCTCCCCCTGGCGGAGGAGGCGGGAGCCGGGGTCTCAGCCAATCTGGGATCGCCCGTTTGGCCAATGACAATTGGCGCGGTCCTATGCCGGGGCCAGAAGGAAGCGTACGCCTGGCGCGTGGCTCCAGAGATGGGGGAGTGTCTCGCACAAGGCTCCACGCCCACTCcgccccaccctgctcctccaCCAGGACCCGGTGTCCACGCATTGCAGGAGCACACCTGTGCCCCCTTGAGTGTGAGAAGGGCTTGAGGAGTGGTTCAGACCAGTAATGGGAAATTTCATGTTCCTGGGCACCTGTACCCATTTAGCCCCTCATGCACACCCCATGCCTCTGTGGTTTCAAGAATCCCCAGGACCGGGTACCCTGACCTGAGAGAATACAATCAAGTCCACTCCTTTCTCACACTGTCACCCACCTGCACCTTACAGCCAGCTCTCCAAGTCTGGGTCTCTTTTCCCAATGGTGAATCTACCCAGACTAGTTCTTGTTCAGTTCCCGGACTTTTTGTTCAATAACACTTCTTCGGATTCCAGCAGACCTCTCAGTCCCATCCTTCCCCTGAGGCCGGTGGAGGGAAGGttgaaggggaagggaaatgCACTGACCTTGTCAAAGTCTCAGTTTTGCCCCACTCCCAGAAGTGTTCTCTCGAGGCCGTAGCAAGCCCAATTTTTCCCTCAAAGGACTAGGTGCTTGGAAGCCAAGCAAGACCTATAGGGTTCAAGTGGTCTATCCTGTGGGTAGTAACCTGGAGTTACTTTCTTTGTAAATATCCGACTGGGGGAGGGCTACCAAAACCAGGCTTCTCTCTGCTTTCGCACTGCCTTGGAGCATGTACTGCCAGTGTGGGGCTGTCTGCAGGTTCCATGACGCTCCAGGATTCATCAAGGCTGTATCATCCTAAACCAGCCTTTTGATAACCTTGCTGTGGGAAGTGGGCGGTGAGTCGAAATTTCCCGGTTGTCTGCTAAGAGCACTTGGATGAATCTAGTCACTTCTCTGCTGTTTGGAGCAATCCAGTTGGTCTGGGGAGATTGTtaagtaaagcacttgctgtgcaagtgtgaggacctgagttcaaatcctcagaacccatagaAACCCAAGATACaaagaagagaacaagagaatCCCTTCAAACTTCCAGGCCAGCTAGCCCCAGGACTGTAATAATGAACAACAACGTCTATCTTAAACAGGCTGGAAGGGAAGGACCAACATCTAAGATATCCTCCAACCTCCATACACATTGCTGTGCTCCTCcttacacacacaagcatgcacacatatacagaagagatGGAAACAGTTTGTATCCTGGTGCCCTGAGGAGGTTTGATCTGCAAACCCTTACTGTTCGGAGACCACTGCTGCCCTgcttcctccctgcctttccttAAGTAGTTTTTTGTACTTTTCCTCCAtttaggggtggtggtgggagggtcTCCTGTAGCTTAGGTTAGCCCTTAATTCACTACGTAGCTAAGGATGACTGTGAACTTCAGAACGTCTATCTTCTTCTTATATCTCCAGATAGATAATAGGCATGCACCGTCACACTCATTGTatgtgatgctggagatggaacccagggcttcatatatGATACATGCTAGACAACGTGGTGCATTCTAGGCACTAtagcaactgagctacatcatcatgtgtgtgtgtgtgtgtgtg
Encoded here:
- the Ascl2 gene encoding achaete-scute homolog 2, which produces MEAHLDWYGVPGLQEASDACPRESCSSALPEAREGANVHFPPHPVPREHFSCAAPELVAGAQGLNASLMDGGALPRLMPTSSGVAGACAARRRQASPELLRCSRRRRSGAAEASSSSAAVARRNERERNRVKLVNLGFQALRQHVPHGGANKKLSKVETLRSAVEYIRALQRLLAEHDAVRAALAGGLLTPATRPSDECAQPSASPASASLSCASTSPSPDRLGCSEPTSPRSAYSSEESSCEGELSPVEQELLDFSSWLGGY